One Glycine max cultivar Williams 82 chromosome 1, Glycine_max_v4.0, whole genome shotgun sequence genomic window, ATGATAAAACCCTAAAAGTGGTatgtttttcctttaaaaacaCTAAACTTAGCATTTTTCTTGCAGCCATAGAACAGACCTGAGCCCGAAAATAGTGTATGCGGGAACTAAAATTCACAGCAGTGAAAACAACAATCTTCCGGCCCTTAATCACCACCTTATAACTCTTAGACTACCTTATATGACCAAAGCCTCAAGAAACATTCAATTACTCTATAAGGAATATCAAATGATGCCAACTGCTTTTGTTCTTTCAGAATAGATCAACCAGTCAGTTTTTACCATatcaagagaaaaattaaaacaagattTTGGAAATATAAGGTAAAAAACCAcagttaaaaaatagttattagcATTAAAAACCTGGGGAACCATGAGATGCAAAACTCAAATATCAAATAACTTACATTATCTACTGTAGAAGATTCTGAATGTAACAAGCCATGAGGACCCTGACAGGCTGAATTAACCCCAGAAACATTCTTACCCTCACTTCCACAAAAATGACCTGTAAAAATGCATCTTGAATAAATGATCAGAAAGAAAGAATCATATTTATACAGCTAAGCAGCAGAAACCACTGGCTGTTTCAATGAACCAGAGTGAAATGATTAATCTAATGAATGTAAGATAGACCCTCAAGGAGATATCAACAATCTGTGGATGAAACACTGTTTCCTAATACTAACATCTTATAAAACTTTTCCATcacaatggaaagaaagaaCCATGGATATAAATTAGTTTGTCTTTTGCTCAACCCATTGAAAAGTAATTACACGACATTAAGATGTACAACTTATTTTTGCCAGGAAAACACACAAGAATAGTAaaacaggaaaaaaagaaaaatatatcacCTTCAGCATCAGATGAGACTTTGAAGCTAACAACGAATTCCGGATAGATGTGGGTGTTCATGTTCATATTCCACACCACATAGTATCGTGGACATTCAATGGAATCTACCCCATTATCATATTCACAACTACTGGGATGAAACTGACCAGTGCCAGGCTGGAGAATCTCCATGTTCCCCATTATTACGCGACAAAGGGCCAAGTGTCGAACCCCGTTTTCGTCAACATCACAATAACGCACACTGTACATATGGCAAAATTAATCCTTCTCTAAGCATTCGAACAGAAAAATCTAAagtaacataataaattttttttaaaaataatattagaacACAAGTTAAAACAGCAAAAAAAAACTGTACTTTGtagtaaaaagacaaaaaaaacaatcaCAGAAATAATAAGTAGAAAACAATTAAGAATAACAAGAAAAGATGCTCATCATTCCACCCTCTAAGTAAAAGTTATGCAGCATAAACTTATTAGAGAGTATTACAgcagttaaaacttaaaaatgacACAAGTACAGGACAAGGATAAAACAAACGGCTAAAATCAGAACTACAGTAATATTGGATAGGAAAATGGTCAaatttttaaagaagaaaatccTACCACATAAACACAATATATTAGTCTTTTATCAAAACTAACCTGGCGTCAGGGCAAGTAACAGCAGCAAGATGAACACCAATGCCATATGTGCACTTTGATCCAGATAATCCATAATGACTTAGTCCATAGTTCATCATTGTAGATAGTTCTCCTTTAGAAGAAGCAAGCCAAGCATACCGAATGTTAGCTTCCCCATGATTCTTTTTGGTAAGTTCAGCTTGCTTCTGGAACAGCTCCCATCGTGCTTGCATTGACGCACCTGAGCATTGGTAAATCTCAACTATGTCAGAATCAGTACTGCCAAAACTACTCATTCCCTTAAGAAACATCTTTTGTACAGAATTCAGATCCAATATTCCATATACTGATTCAGTATAAGCATCTAAACCTATGTCTTGATGTTGCTGAATGTCTTCACCAACATTTCCACAGTCCTTTTTGTTAATGCTATCTTCAACTTCTACATCATATTGACAGCAGTTTTGTTTAGTATCAATTTGAATACCCTTAACTAGAGCATTGGACTCCCCACTGCACTCACTCAACCTGGATTGATCCACaccatttatttcaacttctaaatgtaattttatttcgtTAGATGCATATGAGTCCGGACTTCTTCCACATTCCTGTTTGCTCAAATTATAAGGTTTTTCATCAGAAGCAGCATAGATTTCGGGGAAAAAACAGCACCCTGCCTCATCAATCAAAGCTATAGGTTGTTGCAAGCCAGTTTTAAGGTCCACCTTATGCAGatgtaaaaaatcaaacaaaagatGATACCCATTTGATTCTATCTCCACAGCTGCCTTCTTGACTTCAAGATCCTTCTTAACCAAGTCAACAACATCCTTTGGAAAGTCCAACCATTCCCCATTCTCATAGAACATCAAACGCTCCAGTCTCCCACTCtttttataattcaaaaaaCGCCTAGCTAAGGACCGTCCAATATGAGGACCAGCATTTGTCAGCCTGTTTCTATATCCACCCAATCTCATGCGTTTGACAGCCCTGCTTGTTTGTGACGTAAGAGATGACCAATGCCCTAACATTGGTTGCGAAGCTCCACTTAAATGTGCAGCATATCGGGTCGCTCGCTTGCGCTTCAGATTGAGTGCAACCCTATCCAATGCCTTTGCGATTTTTGCTTCCATTTCTATCAACTAGCCCAATATCTATAAGCACTCTTAAATATAAAAGCTCAGGTGCAGAAGTTAAATAGAAGCCTAGACCTTGAGCAGTTTCAAAGAAACTGTGGTGGCAATGGTGAAGACCATAACATCCAGAATATTTGGCAATCCCTGGATATTAAAACTTTTGAGAATATTGAATGAATACATAGGATAATGGACACATAATTATAAagttaacaaataaagaataaggGATTAATCAATAAAAGCATTCCCTGCATAACAAAATAAGTAATCTGAATTCTGAAACAGTTGCAAAAGTGACATGCTGCAAAAGTACCATCTCCAACAAGATTAAGAAAAATGGAGCATTGAACTTATAAAATATACTACAAGAGTGGTCAACATCCAAAACACAGTATATTAATTAAACtcaaaagtttttaaatatCAACAAATTCAATTACAAGATAATGCTAATTCATTCTAAGCTAAATTTAtccaattttaaatcaaatatttctCCAGTATTTTTAATGTTGATGTCAATGGATCTTTAGGAGACCAAAAATTGCAAAACCCCAAGGAAAATGCAAGTTTGAAAGATGTATAAAACGTTATAATATAGCTCAAAAAGATTGATTAATACAAAACCCCAAAACTATTTATATTTGGTTTACATACATACAAAGATCAGCCAAATCTTTACCAAAGCATAAATAGCATTGAGGTCTAGACCTATTAAAAGGTCACATGCTAGTCATGTGACTACTTAAGGTAATACATAGAAGACATTCTAAACTCAACAGAACAGAATGGAACAGATGACATAAATATTGACTGTTCTAGAAATTTACATATCTGCAGAAAGTCGTTTATCTTATTAGAGTTAGTTCTACCCAAAATGTAGATAGGCAATTCAAattaatagatttttaacaTAGTAATTCCAATCCCAGTTGAAGTTTACATCTCAATAGTCTAATGATGTCAAATAGGAACTGAAATATGAATAGACCCAAAAATGAATTCTTTGTAATTGCAAGTTTGCAACTCAGCAGTTTCTCCAGAAAAGTGGTTCATAAACCAATAAACCATGCATGCTTTTAACTAAATCACAAAATCCAATTAGAACAACAAGAAAACTAATATTAACCCTAATATATTGAATGTACAACAAACCATAAATAGATAATTGAGGAATAAAAAGCAATAATAACAATTCCAAGAGGATcccagttttattatttaaaattctcaaCAACACAGTCCAAATAAACTCATAAAAATGACTGAACATGTTTTCTATAGCATCAGCAGTCTAACTAACCAAATCCCTGGCTTCAACTCTACCTATTCTCACTGAAAGGCCTTTGAAATAAACACCTAACAACTGAGCTGTCTTGCTTACAATTGCCACAGAAGCTTTAGTTCATTTATACTGCACActcgtagcaaaagttatgcaGGAGATGGCATGACAACGGGGCAGGGCAGGGACGATTATGATATCCCCCGTCCCGCTCCCCAACATTATACCCGTCCCCGATCCCCGATTGGGCTATAATTTTATACCTATCTTTGTCCCTGTTCGGGGTCGGGTATTCCCACTCAGTCCCCATTCCAGCCACTATATGTAGTTTTATTGATGAAGTTTAGGAAAAATGAAGTGCCACCGAGTGGAAAATTAAGAAAGCAGTATGCAACGGGCAATTTCTTTATCATCCACAGTATAAATTGAGCAATCTCACACATTAACCTAGGTAACAGGTTGATACggataaacttttttcttttaccaaTTATAAACAGAtaaacatcaagaaattcacaaatcaaacaaacttcAGAAATACCATGAAATTGATCAAAGGCacgaatataaataaatttatgcatACCCAGCACTGCATTTAGAGTTCATACTGTACATGCTTTTCCCTGGAAACAGCTCAGCTCCTGATGACAGAATTTAACTgaataaaaattctttaaaaaaaaaaacactgcaTAATTATAACCACAACCAAAGACACCGTatcaaaaatcaacaaataaaacACTCCCCActccaaaaaaaatagataaataaaactcTATCAATATCACTTCTAAAAGCAAAGTcagcttaaaaaaaatacaaataaacagaAAATCGTTCCAAACAGCAAAAACAAGCAAACCCAATCCCGATCTACTAAATCTAAGCCCCAAATCGCAAAGTCAAACGGACACAAAAAGAGGAAAGTCCTAAACACTGGCAGATGTTAAAATTCTGAAACGAAAAGCACATGGAAAAATCGAGATAAGCTTTAGAAATTACCTGAGTCCAGAAACACGAAAAACAACAGAATTACCTATTTAACATACAACTTTTtcaacctcttttttttttgcctttttcttatttctatatTCAATTCCCCTGGTGCATAGGGGGAATAGGGTTTCTATATACACCGCTCTTCGCTGAAAGCGAAAAACCCCAACTGGAAGGATCGGCGAATTGTAGGGTTAGGTAAAAACCACGCCTGAAAAAGGACTGATAATGGAGGCGTTACCCCTAGATTCTGCCTGCAATTTCTCGCTACTCCTTTTCCAAGTAAACACACGCAAGATTCACACTAGGGATTTGATATGCTCACCCGCAGTCACCTATTACTTTTTGTCACAGGCTCCGTCTTATTGGACCGTGGTTGCGCGCTGACTTACCGTGTGTGCTGtcacgtttttttttctttttctgatttCTTGCTTCTCAATTTTCCCATCCCGTCCATATCTTCTCTTCCTTCTggactcttttttcttttttttttattataaatataatagtataattttttcccttctttttaaAGAGATACAtgtgttttctttgatgatgagcAGTTTGactaaataaatgtatttttatggagtaattatttatcaaaagataAGACAGATAAGTgttgttaatatatattcaattgtttttttcttttccgagcattttttttcttattagatgaaatttatatgaattttactaatttaataataagattgtagcaaaaaaaatttaatagtaataccTACTTATAGGAAAATGAAACTCAAATATTCATTAGAATTCAGGTGAATTTCATTAACCATAAGAGCTTAGaaatataatgttaaaaaagCAATGAGTTTATAACACTCactgttttatttaattaattacgttaaatttctttgataaaaaaatgtgttgaaaAGAAAGTagataatgtgtttttttttaaattattatttttttatactgagTAAATAGAAAGAACAAAGGCCTAACTAAGGACGTCCTTATGCAAGAGTTGCAACAGACAAAAAGGTGGAATCTAAAATTCTAAGCCGAAGGCTTTGACGGGAGTCTCATGTAGCAAGAGCATGAGCTATAGAGTTGGCTTCTTTAGGGACATAATGGACAAAAACATACCAGACCCTATTTAACATATGAAACCTCTAAGAATAAGAGTTGCATGAAAATGATGGTTCGGACGTGCTAAAGATTTGGACAATGGGGTCATTATCCATTTCACACACAACTACCTATAAACCTTGTCCCAAGCCAAAATTAAACGATTAATAAGTCATGATTTCAGACTTCATAATGTTACTAGTGCCATCCACCGCATAAAAGCCAATGAGTCAAGTACCATGGTGATCCTTAATAACTCCACCAGCACTGATAGCAGATGACTCATGGAGGTAGCTATCGTTTACATTCAATTTATAGACACATGGTGTAATATGTTAGACGAATCACACCGAAATGAAAAAGATTCAAAAACCGTAAAGGATGAGACTGTATAATTGAGGAtaacttaaaggaattaattagtattatatatatcaattgTTGGTTCGAACAAACACACCAAAGAACAAAGTCAATAACTACAACAAGATTTTACGTGGTTCAGTAATGTGCCTACATTCACGGAAAAGTGCAactcatcatcatcacattTATCATGAAGATTATAAGTTCAATATAACCAGAAGTTAGTTTTGATCTCTCTCCGTTTCTTTATGACAAAACTTCTCTCAATCTTCTAGCTCTCTATTACCTTTTgaattctctttctctctatgaAAAACCCTTTCACTTATTTACAtgattaagaatatatatacacaagttGCTACCTCTGGGAGAAAAAGATTTTCCTTTAACGCCAAATTACTAATTCAGTTAAAACAATTGAATTCAATTATCACATCAACTAATACAAACCTTCACATTTGTGGTTTTGGTGATTTTTGAGTCACACACCACACCAATAAGAGGCATCTATCTTTTGGTAGTTGATCACTTAagaatttcataattaaatatgtttgatttgaaaCAATTATGAGATGAGAATAAAACAAGTTGAAAATTTGTGTTGATTTGTGAGGAGATACTAAAAGCAGCCGAGCTGGTCGCCCATGTCTCATAAAGGCTAGAAAGTCCTGCTCTTTAACAGTACTAGTCAGATCCTCAAGAAGATGAAAAACGATCCTCAAAAGCTGTTGAATAGACCAATGATCTTCATCAAACATTCTATTGTTTCTCCATTTCCAGACCCACCACCAGATGGCTACTGTAAAAAGGAAAACATGGCTGCTACACAGGTGGGTTTTAATCCATCTTTTAGGATTATCACCATGGAAATTTGGTTGGGATAGAAGTCCCAAACTGATCCACACTTCCCTAGCATGAGGGCAGTCCCCAAGGCAATGAAGCACATCCTCAGACTGGTTGGAACAGTGGGGGTACGAAGCTTAAGCAGCTAGGTGTCCAAGATTTTCAGCTTCCAAAGCCACTTAAAGGGAGCTAGCTGTTTGGCATGGAGAGTATAATCATTGGAAGCAAGC contains:
- the LOC100800707 gene encoding inactive poly [ADP-ribose] polymerase RCD1 gives rise to the protein MEAKIAKALDRVALNLKRKRATRYAAHLSGASQPMLGHWSSLTSQTSRAVKRMRLGGYRNRLTNAGPHIGRSLARRFLNYKKSGRLERLMFYENGEWLDFPKDVVDLVKKDLEVKKAAVEIESNGYHLLFDFLHLHKVDLKTGLQQPIALIDEAGCCFFPEIYAASDEKPYNLSKQECGRSPDSYASNEIKLHLEVEINGVDQSRLSECSGESNALVKGIQIDTKQNCCQYDVEVEDSINKKDCGNVGEDIQQHQDIGLDAYTESVYGILDLNSVQKMFLKGMSSFGSTDSDIVEIYQCSGASMQARWELFQKQAELTKKNHGEANIRYAWLASSKGELSTMMNYGLSHYGLSGSKCTYGIGVHLAAVTCPDASVRYCDVDENGVRHLALCRVIMGNMEILQPGTGQFHPSSCEYDNGVDSIECPRYYVVWNMNMNTHIYPEFVVSFKVSSDAEGHFCGSEGKNVSGVNSACQGPHGLLHSESSTVDNGKAPSMVASTPKVPKSPWMPFPLLLDAIRNQVPPKGMDVIKIYYEQFRSKHISRDDFVKMLRLIVGDGLLRTTITNLQFKIPSGGELKGSIKKEV